One segment of Ipomoea triloba cultivar NCNSP0323 chromosome 12, ASM357664v1 DNA contains the following:
- the LOC115999514 gene encoding uncharacterized protein LOC115999514 — protein sequence MARKTPEEIVDERHSKSYQKPLEECTKSKEEKDRVAMHVAYYFYDCGIPFNTATARSFEVMIESVAQIGFRWRPPSYHDLRVKLLERANKETDLLLEKHKIAWKRYGCTLMSDGWTDRRNRHLINFLVNSPEGTFFLESVDASGESHDAAMLARLLEGQDWRNRKRKSGRLLEEKIPSLFWTPCAAHCLDIMLEDIGKLPEFKQKIESARRITTFIYRHGRIRSAMREFTSGKDLVRPGVTRFATSFLTLQSLYKQQKALKSLFVSDHWSTSKLANTQAGKKVYDSVFSTRFWTGVEDCIKASQPILVVLRIVDADEIPAMPEVAMAMEIAKKKLNEAFASQPRILSKLMDIVEGRWQDQMEVKLYGAALFLNPSHYFDLKENDLESACKQRACFNDVLEKMVPDQETQIKISDQVDEYDGLQGTFGKQLVIAQRKTKALRTYSI from the exons ATGGCTAGAAAAACCCCTGAAGAAATTGTGGATGAAAGGCATAGCAAGAGTTATCAAAAACCCCTTGAAGAATGTACAAAAAGTAAAGAGGAGAAGGACAGAGTAGCAATGCATGTTGCATATTACTTCTATGACTGTGGCATTCCATTTAATACTGCAACTGCTAGGAGTTTTGAGGTTATGATAGAGTCTGTTGCACAAATAGGATTCAGGTGGAGACCTCCTAGCTATCATGATTTGCGGGTCAAACTCCTAGAGAGAGCAAACAAGGAAACAGACTTGTTGTTAGAAAAGCATAAGATTGCTTGGAAGCGATATGGGTGTACGTTGATGTCAGATGGATGGACTGACAGAAGAAATAGACACCTGATAAACTTCCTTGTCAATAGTCCAGAGGGGACTTTTTTCTTAGAGTCTGTTGATGCATCGGGCGAATCTCATGATGCTGCCATGTTAGCTAGGTTGCTTGAGGGGCAAGATTGGAGAAATAGGAAAAGAAAAT CGGGTAGGTTGTTAGAAGAAAAGATACCTTCCCTGTTTTGGACTCCCTGCGCGGCACATTGCTTGGACATCATGTTGGAAGACATTGGCAAGTTGCCCGAGTTCAAGCAAAAGATTGAAAGTGCTAGGCGGATCACTACATTTATTTATAGGCATGGAAGGATTCGTAGTGCCATGAGGGAGTTCACAAGTGGTAAAGATCTTGTGAGGCCTGGAGTCACAAGATTTGCCACATCATTCCTTACCTTGCAAAGCTTATACAAGCAGCAGAAAGCTTTAAAAAGCTTGTTTGTTAGTGATCATTGGAGTACTTCTAAACTAGCAAACACACAAGCTGGGAAGAAGGTATATGATTCTGTGTTTTCTACACGATTCTGGACAGGGGTGGAAGATTGCATCAAGGCATCTCAACCCATTCTTGTTGTGTTGAGAATTGTTGATGCTGATGAGATCCCCGCGATGCCCGAGGTGGCCATGGCTATGGAGATTGCAAAGAAGAAATTGAATGAAGCATTTGCAAGCCAACCGAGGATATTGTCAAAGTTGATGGATATTGTAGAAGGGCGTTGGCAAGATCAAATGGAGGTTAAGTTATATGGAGCAGCATTGTTCTTAAATCCTTCTCATTATTTTGATTTGAAAGAAAATGATCTTGAAAGTGCTTGTAAGCAACGAGCCTGCTTTAATGATGTGCTTGAAAAGATGGTTCCAGATCAAGAAACACAAATCAAAATAAGTGATCAAGTTGATGAATATGATGGATTGCAAGGAACTTTTGGGAAGCAATTAGTCATTGCACAACGCAAGACCAAAGCTCTTCGTAcgtattctatttaa
- the LOC115998218 gene encoding NAD(P)H-quinone oxidoreductase subunit S, chloroplastic, which translates to MAASSFQLPSLQVQGSPLQKSTFLGQTHISNLPLRPPPKPPASFALQTPVAKFNIFEIFGGRGLCNGEEGLEKELKKSVSEPSSLTKQEKEDAADVEGGFPEDAFGKEMLGFTGGFPGGEKGLQKFIEENPPPPPTTAKSGTASSGFVKKPKPPELPMLLPGMIAIVKNPNSPYHMYCGIVQRITDGKAGVLFEGGNWDRLITFRLDELERREKGPPMVNPRSAILETMVEKSSE; encoded by the coding sequence ATGGCTGCATCTTCTTTCCAGCTTCCAAGCCTTCAAGTCCAAGGCTCGCCGCTCCAAAAATCCACCTTCCTGGGCCAAACTCACATCTCCAATCTCCCTCTCAGACCACCTCCAAAACCACCCGCATCCTTCGCCCTCCAAACCCCTGTCGCTAAATTCAACATCTTCGAAATCTTCGGAGGCAGAGGTCTCTGCAATGGCGAGGAAGGGCTGGAGAAAGAACTCAAAAAGAGCGTCTCTGAACCGTCTAGCCTAACTAAGCAGGAGAAAGAAGACGCGGCTGACGTGGAGGGCGGCTTCCCGGAGGACGCGTTTGGGAAGGAGATGCTAGGATTCACCGGCGGATTTCCTGGCGGCGAGAAAGGGCTGCAGAAATTCATCGAGGAAaaccctccgccgccgccgacgaCGGCGAAGTCAGGAACGGCGAGTTCCGGGTTTGTGAAGAAGCCGAAGCCGCCTGAACTGCCTATGCTGTTGCCGGGGATGATTGCCATCGTGAAGAACCCGAATAGCCCTTATCACATGTACTGCGGCATCGTGCAGAGAATCACCGACGGCAAGGCCGGAGTGCTGTTCGAAGGTGGGAATTGGGATAGACTGATCACGTTCCGATTGGATGAGCTGGAGCGCCGGGAGAAAGGACCTCCCATGGTTAATCCCAGGTCTGCTATACTTGAAACCATGGTAGAGAAGAGCTCAGAATGA